In the genome of Vibrio sp. 16, one region contains:
- the trxC gene encoding thioredoxin TrxC: protein MSTFNTRCPSCSGVNRVPTERVSESPNCGKCQTSLLDGAPIEGTEQNLDALLESKQPVVIDFWAPWCNPCVGFAPVFSDVASERAQSVRFVKVDTESQQNIAAKYQIRSIPTIMVFKDGKRVDMINGALPKGQFDQWLNQALLK, encoded by the coding sequence ATGTCTACATTTAATACACGATGCCCGTCATGTTCAGGCGTCAATCGCGTTCCTACAGAGCGAGTGTCAGAGAGCCCAAACTGCGGTAAATGCCAAACTTCATTGTTAGATGGCGCGCCAATTGAAGGGACCGAGCAAAATCTAGACGCGTTGCTTGAGTCAAAACAGCCAGTGGTGATCGATTTTTGGGCACCATGGTGTAACCCATGTGTTGGGTTTGCTCCTGTATTTTCTGATGTTGCCTCTGAACGAGCACAAAGTGTACGATTTGTAAAAGTCGATACCGAATCTCAGCAAAATATCGCCGCTAAATATCAAATTAGAAGCATTCCAACCATTATGGTGTTTAAAGATGGGAAAAGAGTCGATATGATTAACGGCGCTCTTCCTAAAGGTCAATTTGATCAATGGTTAAACCAAGCTCTACTGAAGTAG
- a CDS encoding MFS transporter — protein MENTLAPAPKARISVPVIALALYAVASGYLMSLIPLMLPHYGLESSLASWLASVFYAGLLVGAVIIEPVVTKVGHKNAFVYCLGAFLFTIALLPAFNQSMVWLCARFVAGIAVAGVFVIVESWLLHGDESARAKRLGLYMGSLYGGTSLGQLGIGVLGVTGGVPFIAIVTMLLLAIVVLLFGETDQPESQHSSPLSLKQIAKLNHAAIIGCIVSGLTLGAVYGLMPLELSQRGISNDNLGSLMALVVLGGMAVQPIVPWMSKYFGRTFLMAIFCSLGVAAIALTAAYSGIHALGAGLFILGMATFALYPVAINLGCDKLDASYIVSATQVMLFSYSVGSVAGPVLADWFMSGEQGLMGYLFATLLATCVYMLIASIKTKRQAVAGE, from the coding sequence TTGGAAAACACCCTTGCTCCTGCTCCAAAAGCACGCATTTCTGTACCTGTTATTGCGCTTGCTCTTTATGCGGTAGCGTCAGGCTATTTAATGAGCTTGATTCCTTTAATGCTGCCACATTATGGCTTGGAATCTTCCCTTGCCAGTTGGTTAGCCAGTGTGTTTTACGCGGGTCTACTAGTTGGTGCTGTGATTATCGAACCTGTAGTCACCAAGGTTGGGCATAAAAACGCTTTTGTTTATTGTTTGGGGGCTTTTCTGTTTACGATTGCGCTGTTGCCGGCATTCAATCAATCCATGGTTTGGCTTTGTGCACGTTTTGTCGCTGGTATTGCGGTAGCGGGCGTGTTTGTGATTGTTGAGTCATGGTTGCTGCACGGTGACGAATCTGCAAGAGCAAAACGCCTTGGGTTATACATGGGCTCGTTGTACGGGGGCACATCACTTGGCCAACTTGGTATTGGCGTACTTGGAGTGACTGGTGGCGTGCCATTCATTGCCATTGTTACCATGCTATTGTTGGCGATTGTTGTTCTACTATTTGGTGAAACTGACCAACCTGAAAGCCAACACAGCTCACCGCTCTCGTTGAAACAAATCGCGAAGCTCAACCATGCGGCAATCATTGGTTGCATTGTGTCTGGCTTAACGCTTGGCGCTGTTTACGGGTTGATGCCTTTAGAGCTCTCTCAGCGCGGTATCAGTAACGACAATTTGGGCAGCTTAATGGCACTAGTAGTACTTGGCGGTATGGCGGTTCAGCCAATCGTTCCTTGGATGTCTAAGTATTTTGGCCGCACGTTTTTAATGGCAATATTTTGCTCGCTTGGCGTTGCTGCGATTGCGCTAACCGCGGCGTATTCGGGTATTCATGCGTTGGGTGCGGGGCTGTTTATTCTGGGTATGGCGACATTCGCGCTTTATCCCGTTGCAATCAATCTCGGCTGCGACAAACTTGATGCAAGCTACATTGTGTCAGCGACACAAGTGATGCTGTTTAGCTACAGCGTGGGCTCCGTTGCTGGTCCAGTTCTCGCTGACTGGTTTATGTCTGGAGAACAAGGTTTGATGGGCTACCTGTTTGCAACGCTGCTGGCGACTTGCGTTTACATGCTCATTGCAAGCATCAAAACCAAACGTCAAGCGGTCGCTGGCGAGTAA
- a CDS encoding ketoacyl-ACP synthase III has translation MTTFFAEITGWGKCLPPATLSNDDLSTFIDTSDEWIRTRTGIENRRISHVETSDMATVAAKHALACAGISADDVDLLIVATCSPDSLIPNIASKVSQNLGMKATTAFDLNAACTGFVYGLETATRMIQAGNYKHAIVIGAERLSFYIDWTKRDTAVLFGDGAGAVVLSRTEQQVGLQHAQLGCDSAGRDILAVPKFGTSMDRFAADNGHWDFNFVGKEIFKRAVKGMGAAAHSVLSRSQLATDDIDVVIPHQANIRIIQTLCDMSGISQDKAFVNIQKYGNTSAATVPIALCESLEQGVVKPGDNLLLAAFGAGLTWGAGHIKWGDRVTPIAQSDAVLPDCDKTALELLKTAIEFCHSRAE, from the coding sequence ATGACAACTTTTTTTGCAGAAATTACTGGCTGGGGCAAGTGCCTACCTCCAGCTACGCTCTCCAATGATGATCTAAGCACATTTATCGATACCTCAGATGAATGGATCCGAACTAGAACGGGGATCGAAAATCGCCGTATTAGCCACGTCGAAACCTCTGATATGGCGACCGTTGCCGCGAAACATGCACTGGCTTGTGCTGGCATTAGTGCCGATGACGTTGATTTGCTCATCGTCGCGACTTGCTCGCCTGATTCACTGATTCCGAACATTGCCTCGAAAGTGTCGCAAAACCTTGGGATGAAAGCGACCACAGCGTTTGATTTGAACGCTGCTTGTACAGGTTTCGTGTACGGCTTGGAAACGGCGACGCGTATGATTCAAGCAGGCAACTACAAACATGCAATCGTGATCGGTGCAGAGCGTCTTTCTTTCTACATTGACTGGACGAAGCGTGACACCGCTGTATTGTTTGGTGACGGTGCTGGTGCAGTCGTGCTTTCGCGCACTGAGCAACAAGTCGGCTTGCAACATGCACAGCTCGGTTGTGACTCGGCAGGACGCGATATTCTTGCGGTACCAAAATTTGGCACATCAATGGACCGTTTTGCCGCAGACAATGGACATTGGGACTTCAACTTTGTTGGCAAAGAGATTTTTAAACGCGCCGTTAAAGGCATGGGCGCAGCGGCTCACAGTGTTCTGTCGAGAAGTCAGCTAGCCACCGATGACATTGACGTGGTCATTCCACACCAAGCGAATATTCGCATTATTCAAACACTGTGTGATATGTCTGGAATCAGCCAAGATAAAGCCTTCGTCAATATCCAGAAGTATGGCAACACCTCTGCTGCTACGGTTCCGATTGCACTGTGTGAATCTTTGGAGCAAGGCGTTGTTAAACCGGGCGACAATTTACTACTTGCCGCATTTGGTGCGGGCCTCACTTGGGGCGCAGGCCACATTAAGTGGGGTGACCGAGTGACGCCGATTGCACAAAGTGATGCGGTATTGCCTGATTGCGATAAAACCGCACTTGAATTGCTTAAAACGGCGATTGAGTTTTGCCATAGCCGCGCAGAGTAA
- a CDS encoding TIM-barrel domain-containing protein yields the protein MRSKTVLYGALMSAILAGCTNTEQVSTTEYFEGTASYQLNAADVFRLSKQLKQRDLVKSLKPLYGESYYSEEAFKSAISTRLNRELSNELYEELKQKAVVAPQVLSLEFVADNTLRVRFGHEQVPLQQNLLDVSALTLLSLDKLGKYQWATNSLVVAVEPTTLCVKIQDKQGSEVNQVCPAQSTGFTLHTDHDYHYHGLGQEFQKAGDLDGRWNQRTRHAGNKMEGFNGGATGNTIIPILYGASPTQSDFALYLNNLYSSEWKFDGQEINVKASKGASEIIVMVAPKQKELRKQFMQLSGKPLVPPRKMFGMWLSEYGFDNWAEMESKLATLRDNQFPIDGVVMDLQWFGNVSGNDPDSQMGSLTWDRENFPQPKQKIAQLKQQGIGMVLIEESYVSQGLDEFKALEEKGYLAKDPETGLGANVNPNGGGTWWGKGGMIDWSNPEVNGYWHNWKRQPLIDMGVMGHWTDLGEPEMYNHQARYFGDQAHDEIHNLFNYYWLEGIYQGYQNNNVHQRPFMMSRSGTTGIQKFGASMWSADIGSNLTSLATHIGQQTNMMLSGIDYYGSDIGGFHRKGLGVIGEKKQAALDETYTQWFAYSSLFDVPVRPHTENLCNCKETAPDRIGDRESNRNNLALRYEIIPYLYSLAHHAHQDGEAIFAPVSYEFSEDSILYDIQHQKMIGNQLMSAVVAELDAKDVTVTFPQGDWFDFRTGTKMDALKAQSKTIDLYNENNQYQLPLFAKQGAIIPVSKSSAGQWTSEVPQDITLKIFGFANNAFTLVEDDGKTTDYLHGAKRETQITTRVFDSSATLSIESLGKYQGMPSSRALEVNWSLGAEVQVSRISSNAEQAITWKQSGNQLYVKLAQLPQQGETTITLEF from the coding sequence ATGCGAAGCAAAACGGTGTTATACGGCGCTTTGATGAGCGCTATATTAGCGGGATGTACGAATACCGAGCAGGTTTCTACGACAGAGTATTTTGAGGGAACAGCGAGCTATCAGCTTAATGCTGCCGATGTATTTCGCCTCAGTAAGCAGTTGAAACAGAGGGATCTCGTAAAGTCGCTTAAGCCACTCTATGGCGAGTCTTACTACTCGGAGGAGGCATTCAAATCGGCCATTTCTACTCGCTTAAATCGCGAACTTAGTAACGAACTCTACGAAGAGTTAAAGCAAAAAGCGGTGGTTGCTCCGCAAGTGCTATCGCTGGAGTTTGTCGCTGACAATACGTTGCGGGTGCGCTTTGGTCACGAGCAAGTCCCTCTGCAGCAAAATCTACTCGACGTAAGTGCTTTAACACTCTTAAGTTTAGATAAATTGGGCAAGTACCAGTGGGCGACCAATTCATTGGTTGTTGCCGTTGAACCGACGACCTTGTGCGTTAAGATTCAAGATAAGCAAGGCAGCGAAGTTAATCAGGTTTGCCCAGCACAATCGACAGGCTTCACCCTCCACACTGATCATGACTATCACTACCACGGGCTAGGCCAAGAGTTTCAAAAAGCGGGCGACTTAGATGGTCGATGGAACCAACGAACACGCCACGCGGGCAACAAAATGGAAGGATTCAATGGTGGTGCGACTGGCAACACTATTATTCCTATTCTTTATGGTGCGAGCCCAACGCAGAGTGATTTCGCACTCTATCTCAACAACCTTTACAGTTCGGAATGGAAGTTCGATGGCCAAGAGATAAATGTAAAAGCCTCAAAAGGAGCCAGCGAAATCATTGTGATGGTCGCTCCTAAACAAAAAGAGCTGCGTAAGCAGTTTATGCAGTTGTCTGGCAAACCTCTCGTGCCGCCACGAAAGATGTTTGGTATGTGGCTGTCAGAGTACGGATTTGATAATTGGGCTGAAATGGAGAGCAAGCTCGCGACACTGCGTGACAATCAGTTCCCTATTGATGGGGTAGTTATGGATCTTCAGTGGTTCGGTAATGTGAGTGGCAACGATCCAGATAGCCAGATGGGCTCTCTTACCTGGGATAGAGAAAACTTCCCACAGCCCAAGCAAAAAATAGCGCAGCTCAAACAGCAAGGAATCGGGATGGTGCTGATTGAAGAGAGCTATGTCAGTCAGGGACTTGATGAATTTAAAGCGCTCGAAGAAAAAGGCTATCTCGCCAAAGACCCAGAGACAGGGTTAGGTGCCAATGTGAACCCTAATGGGGGAGGCACCTGGTGGGGGAAAGGCGGCATGATTGATTGGTCGAACCCAGAGGTAAACGGCTATTGGCACAATTGGAAGCGTCAGCCACTGATTGATATGGGAGTCATGGGACATTGGACTGATCTTGGTGAACCAGAAATGTACAATCATCAAGCTCGTTACTTTGGCGATCAAGCGCATGATGAAATTCACAACCTGTTTAACTACTACTGGCTAGAAGGCATCTATCAGGGATACCAAAATAACAATGTGCACCAGAGGCCATTTATGATGTCTCGCTCCGGAACAACGGGGATTCAAAAATTCGGTGCGTCGATGTGGTCTGCGGATATTGGCTCTAATCTGACAAGCCTCGCCACTCACATTGGGCAACAAACCAATATGATGTTGTCAGGCATTGACTACTATGGGTCAGATATTGGCGGATTTCATCGTAAAGGGCTTGGGGTAATTGGCGAGAAAAAGCAAGCAGCCCTAGATGAGACGTACACTCAGTGGTTTGCCTACAGCAGTTTGTTTGATGTGCCGGTTCGCCCACATACCGAGAATTTGTGCAACTGCAAAGAAACCGCGCCAGATCGTATTGGAGACAGAGAAAGTAACCGCAACAACCTTGCTCTGCGCTACGAGATAATCCCATACCTATACTCTCTGGCTCATCACGCCCATCAGGATGGCGAGGCGATCTTTGCGCCTGTCAGTTATGAGTTCAGCGAGGATTCAATCTTGTATGACATCCAGCACCAAAAGATGATCGGCAATCAGTTGATGAGTGCAGTGGTCGCCGAACTTGATGCCAAAGACGTTACTGTGACATTCCCACAGGGAGATTGGTTTGATTTCCGAACCGGAACCAAGATGGATGCGCTGAAAGCACAATCCAAGACCATTGACTTATACAACGAAAATAACCAATACCAACTGCCGCTGTTTGCAAAACAAGGCGCGATCATCCCTGTTTCAAAGAGTAGTGCAGGGCAATGGACCAGCGAAGTGCCGCAAGACATTACACTAAAAATCTTTGGCTTCGCCAATAATGCCTTCACGCTTGTTGAAGACGATGGCAAGACGACTGACTATTTGCATGGCGCGAAACGGGAAACACAAATCACGACGCGTGTATTTGATTCGAGTGCAACTTTGAGTATTGAATCGTTAGGGAAGTACCAAGGTATGCCATCGTCACGCGCACTTGAAGTTAACTGGAGCCTAGGTGCGGAAGTACAAGTTTCTCGAATCTCTAGCAACGCAGAGCAAGCAATCACATGGAAACAATCAGGCAACCAACTTTATGTGAAGCTCGCTCAATTACCTCAGCAGGGAGAAACGACCATCACACTCGAGTTTTGA
- a CDS encoding AAA family ATPase, which translates to MKPIKLVLQAFGPFAQKQEIDFTQLGSNPLFLINGPTGSGKTSILDAICFALYGETTGNERQGIQMRSDLAPLSVPTEVTLDFALQGKTYRVTRSPEQEAPKARGEGTTTRKHTASLYQLGEPEVLITSKTAQVKTEVTDLLGLNETQFRQVMVLPQGKFRELLLASSKDREEIFGQLFQTDIYKRIEYSLKDKASAISKAKNDFDHQIRGALKVAEAESEAELEEQLTHLKAALEQATTQEHDAAAQLQAQKQTLQQAQTIQQRFSELSAASKSLAEHVAAADRFTEKQHLVDMAIAANGLTFTHSQWKQSALQSEQAENQLTNAEEKLTSIKKEVENSAAQQKLAAEQVATVPALNDELYTLQTIKSKLSEKQRVDAQCTSLETLAAEQQQTLTQYIAHKQSLEQQAEEGKAKYELARQQHHERPAVEASIVRLQRSMSDLQKFAQLKNELSSQQKQLTPLEIQLANANQALLEATQQADRLDWAWHSAQAAVLAQKLQDKVPCPVCGSEEHPNPARFDGEEITKEQVEQARAKERQALNTQQQAMSSLEQQQSLIAASEKRVAETAAELGALAQADHIALEEELKSNQSKLKEIESLDLANLERTVTELIQRSDNGERKIAELKETMSATQAQLTGLREQSTVLAKEIGKMYQEASVVDHALAQLKQRIDSINYAHDLAQKQFQAVSNQHYELEGQVKTLSEHCQQVTLALTSNAQSWQQALEKSQFSDEAAFLAAKVHDEQLKQWQEELQGYQQTQIKLEQTVQNLTESLKEQTEPDMEALNVQHAEVESRYQTARAELDITRSAYERVNKVCEDISMLHQKNAELENEYKVFGTLYDVASGKTGSRVSLHRFVLGVLLDDVLIQASQRLSLMSKGRYILLRKTEGFKGAAGRGLDLIVEDGYTGKTRDVATLSGGESFMAALSLALGLSDVVQSYSGGIRLDTLFIDEGFGSLDPESLDLAIQTLVDLQQSGRTIGLISHVSELKEQMTQRIDVEPTKLGSSIKLVSS; encoded by the coding sequence ATGAAACCAATTAAACTCGTACTACAAGCTTTTGGTCCGTTTGCCCAAAAGCAAGAGATTGACTTCACTCAATTGGGATCAAATCCACTGTTTCTCATCAACGGACCAACCGGATCGGGGAAAACGTCGATTCTTGATGCAATCTGCTTCGCGTTGTATGGCGAAACGACGGGAAATGAGCGTCAAGGCATTCAAATGCGCAGTGATCTTGCTCCGCTCTCAGTGCCAACTGAAGTGACATTAGACTTTGCGTTGCAAGGAAAGACTTACCGAGTAACACGTTCTCCCGAGCAAGAAGCGCCCAAAGCTCGCGGTGAAGGGACAACCACACGAAAGCACACGGCGTCTTTGTATCAACTGGGTGAGCCAGAAGTTCTAATCACCAGTAAAACGGCGCAAGTAAAAACAGAAGTTACAGACCTACTGGGGTTGAACGAAACCCAGTTCCGTCAGGTAATGGTACTGCCGCAAGGTAAATTTCGAGAATTACTGCTCGCAAGCTCGAAAGATCGCGAAGAGATCTTCGGCCAGCTATTCCAAACCGATATTTACAAGCGGATAGAGTATTCGCTGAAAGATAAAGCCAGTGCGATAAGCAAAGCGAAGAACGACTTTGACCATCAAATCCGTGGCGCGCTAAAGGTCGCGGAAGCCGAGTCTGAAGCTGAGCTTGAAGAACAACTGACCCATTTAAAAGCCGCGCTAGAACAAGCGACAACTCAAGAGCACGATGCGGCTGCGCAGCTTCAAGCGCAAAAACAAACGCTTCAGCAAGCTCAAACTATTCAACAGCGCTTTAGTGAACTAAGCGCGGCCTCTAAATCATTGGCTGAACATGTTGCTGCGGCAGACCGCTTTACAGAAAAGCAGCATCTTGTCGATATGGCGATAGCCGCTAATGGTTTAACTTTTACCCATAGCCAGTGGAAGCAGAGTGCTTTGCAGTCTGAGCAGGCAGAAAATCAACTCACCAATGCGGAAGAGAAACTGACCTCAATTAAGAAAGAGGTTGAGAATTCTGCTGCCCAGCAAAAACTGGCAGCAGAGCAAGTCGCGACAGTACCAGCGCTCAACGATGAGCTTTATACTTTACAAACCATTAAATCCAAATTGTCTGAAAAACAGCGGGTTGATGCTCAGTGCACATCACTGGAAACGTTAGCCGCCGAGCAACAGCAGACGTTAACGCAGTACATCGCGCACAAACAAAGCCTCGAACAACAAGCAGAAGAGGGCAAGGCGAAATATGAGCTCGCAAGGCAACAGCATCATGAGAGACCTGCCGTTGAAGCATCAATTGTTCGTTTACAGCGTTCGATGTCGGATCTGCAAAAGTTTGCTCAACTCAAAAATGAGCTTTCTAGCCAGCAGAAACAGCTTACGCCGCTCGAAATTCAGTTGGCGAACGCGAATCAAGCCTTATTGGAAGCCACACAACAGGCTGATAGGCTCGATTGGGCTTGGCATAGTGCTCAAGCAGCGGTATTGGCACAAAAGCTTCAAGATAAGGTGCCATGCCCTGTGTGTGGCAGCGAGGAGCACCCCAATCCAGCGCGCTTTGATGGCGAAGAGATTACAAAAGAGCAAGTCGAACAAGCCCGTGCCAAAGAGCGACAAGCGCTGAATACCCAACAGCAGGCAATGAGTTCCCTTGAGCAGCAGCAATCGTTAATCGCTGCGAGTGAAAAGCGAGTCGCTGAGACGGCGGCAGAACTTGGAGCACTAGCGCAAGCCGACCACATAGCGCTTGAAGAGGAACTGAAATCTAACCAGAGCAAGCTCAAAGAGATCGAATCGCTTGATTTAGCAAACTTGGAGCGAACTGTTACAGAGCTTATCCAGCGCAGTGACAATGGTGAGCGTAAGATTGCAGAGCTCAAAGAGACGATGTCTGCGACGCAAGCACAATTAACTGGATTACGAGAGCAATCGACAGTGCTAGCTAAAGAGATCGGTAAAATGTACCAAGAGGCAAGTGTAGTCGACCACGCTTTAGCTCAATTAAAACAGCGTATTGACAGCATCAACTATGCGCACGACCTTGCGCAGAAACAGTTCCAAGCCGTGTCCAACCAGCACTATGAACTTGAAGGGCAGGTGAAAACGCTCAGCGAACACTGCCAACAAGTGACGTTGGCATTAACCAGTAACGCTCAATCTTGGCAGCAGGCGCTGGAGAAGAGTCAGTTTTCTGATGAAGCGGCATTTCTTGCTGCAAAAGTGCACGATGAGCAGTTGAAGCAATGGCAAGAGGAGCTACAAGGCTACCAACAGACGCAAATCAAACTCGAGCAGACAGTACAAAACTTGACCGAGAGCTTAAAAGAGCAAACCGAACCAGATATGGAGGCGCTGAATGTGCAACATGCTGAGGTCGAATCGCGTTATCAAACAGCTCGTGCTGAGTTAGATATTACTCGCTCTGCTTATGAGCGCGTCAACAAGGTATGCGAAGACATTTCAATGCTGCATCAAAAGAATGCCGAGTTGGAAAACGAGTACAAGGTATTCGGAACCCTTTACGATGTGGCGAGTGGCAAAACAGGCAGTCGCGTTAGCTTACACCGCTTTGTGCTTGGCGTATTGCTTGATGATGTTCTGATTCAGGCTTCTCAGCGTTTGAGTCTAATGAGTAAAGGGCGCTACATCCTATTACGCAAGACCGAAGGTTTTAAAGGCGCAGCCGGACGAGGTTTGGATCTGATTGTTGAAGACGGCTACACAGGCAAAACACGAGATGTGGCAACGCTCTCTGGCGGTGAGTCATTCATGGCGGCGCTTTCTCTCGCACTCGGCCTTTCGGATGTGGTTCAATCTTACAGCGGCGGCATCCGTCTTGATACCTTGTTCATTGACGAAGGGTTTGGCAGTCTCGATCCAGAATCACTTGATTTGGCCATTCAAACCTTGGTTGATCTTCAGCAATCGGGAAGAACCATCGGTCTTATCTCACACGTCTCTGAACTAAAGGAGCAAATGACACAGCGTATTGACGTAGAACCAACCAAACTTGGTAGCTCCATCAAACTCGTGTCATCTTAG
- a CDS encoding nitrous oxide-stimulated promoter family protein, producing the protein MKHIHSDILQGALLTEHKTVAAMMAIYCRDKHHSKGELCSECAELLAYAEVKLDRCPYGQEKPTCNKCPIHCYKPQPKAAMKAVMRYSGPRMLLPHPILSIRHLLLERRAAPERPLNKMSNRAKRRQK; encoded by the coding sequence ATGAAACACATCCATAGTGATATCTTGCAAGGTGCTTTACTCACGGAACACAAAACCGTGGCGGCGATGATGGCGATTTACTGCCGTGATAAGCACCATTCAAAAGGAGAGCTTTGCAGTGAATGCGCTGAACTTTTGGCTTACGCTGAGGTAAAGTTAGACCGCTGCCCTTATGGTCAAGAAAAACCGACGTGCAACAAGTGCCCGATCCACTGTTATAAACCACAGCCCAAAGCGGCAATGAAAGCCGTTATGCGATACTCGGGGCCTAGAATGCTTCTACCTCATCCAATTCTCTCAATTCGTCATCTTTTGTTGGAGCGTCGGGCAGCTCCGGAAAGGCCGCTAAACAAGATGTCAAACCGAGCCAAGCGGCGTCAAAAATAG
- a CDS encoding exonuclease SbcCD subunit D, giving the protein MKFLHTSDWHLGRQFHNVSLLDDQVVVLNQIVDYIKQNPVDALVVAGDIYDRSVPPTAAIEVMNRFVNQVCGELNLPIILIPGNHDGAQRLGFGSGRMKSAGLHILSDFEQMLTPVVIESEIGPVAFYGMPYSDPEQVRHHFKQSVSTHDEAHQLLTQQICQQFQPSHKNVLISHCFVDGAIESDSERPLSIGGSDRVSHEHFTSFDYVALGHLHQPQKKGEEYIRYSGSLMKYSFSEQHQRKGMTLVELDESGFKQSTHIDLTAPHEMRILEGEMEELLSAGQTDPKFDDYLLVRLLDKHAILNPMDKLRAVYPNVLHLEKPGMLVGVEQQMAKAKLARSEMDMFRDFYLEAQDSALSDEQESALSGIIKQLTKQ; this is encoded by the coding sequence ATGAAGTTTCTGCACACCTCAGATTGGCATTTAGGTCGACAATTCCACAACGTTTCATTACTTGACGATCAAGTGGTTGTTCTTAACCAAATCGTCGATTACATCAAGCAAAATCCCGTTGATGCGTTAGTCGTCGCGGGCGATATTTACGATCGCTCAGTACCACCAACCGCCGCGATAGAAGTCATGAACCGCTTCGTCAACCAAGTGTGTGGTGAGTTAAACCTGCCAATCATCTTAATTCCGGGCAACCACGACGGTGCTCAGCGACTCGGTTTTGGCTCTGGCCGAATGAAAAGTGCAGGGCTTCACATTCTGTCTGACTTTGAGCAGATGCTAACTCCGGTTGTTATTGAGTCAGAGATTGGTCCCGTTGCATTCTACGGCATGCCATATAGCGACCCAGAGCAAGTTCGCCACCACTTTAAGCAGTCGGTGTCGACACACGATGAGGCTCATCAACTGCTCACTCAGCAAATCTGCCAGCAATTTCAACCTTCACACAAGAATGTATTAATCAGTCACTGCTTTGTAGACGGTGCCATTGAATCAGACTCAGAACGTCCTTTGTCCATTGGTGGTTCAGATCGCGTCAGTCACGAGCACTTCACTTCATTTGATTACGTCGCACTAGGGCATCTTCATCAGCCACAGAAAAAGGGTGAAGAGTATATTCGCTATTCCGGTTCCTTGATGAAATATAGCTTCTCGGAGCAGCACCAACGAAAAGGCATGACGTTGGTTGAGTTGGATGAGTCGGGTTTCAAGCAGTCGACCCACATTGACCTAACGGCGCCTCATGAGATGCGTATCTTGGAAGGCGAAATGGAAGAACTTCTCTCTGCTGGCCAAACTGATCCTAAGTTTGATGACTATCTACTGGTCCGCTTGCTTGATAAACACGCGATCCTAAATCCAATGGACAAACTACGCGCGGTGTATCCAAATGTATTGCACCTTGAGAAACCCGGCATGTTAGTAGGCGTTGAACAGCAGATGGCCAAAGCTAAATTGGCAAGAAGTGAAATGGATATGTTTCGCGATTTCTATTTAGAAGCACAAGATTCAGCGCTCAGTGATGAACAAGAAAGCGCACTGTCTGGCATCATCAAACAACTGACAAAGCAGTAA